The following proteins are encoded in a genomic region of Bacillus sp. FJAT-22090:
- the ymfI gene encoding elongation factor P 5-aminopentanone reductase → MTNKFALVVGASGEIGHAISYKLAEAGWSLYLHFASNEELVKSLLAKLESSYPEQDFLLVQADMRSSESVKSLVSSIFSLQTIIFAQGHSLYKGLEETTLVEIRDLFQVHVEHPIYLAGKLTPKLRKNVNASIVFVGSIWGDTGASYEVAYSAAKGAQHAFVKAYAKEVALQKITVNAVAPGFIDTKMNHHLDMEARDLLLEEIPAGVFGTTDDVANAVEFLVSEKANYITGQIIRVNGGWYI, encoded by the coding sequence ATGACTAACAAATTTGCTTTAGTTGTAGGTGCATCAGGTGAGATTGGTCATGCAATCAGTTATAAACTTGCTGAAGCTGGTTGGTCATTGTACTTACATTTTGCTAGTAATGAAGAACTTGTAAAAAGCTTGTTAGCAAAACTAGAGTCTTCTTATCCAGAACAAGATTTTTTGCTCGTTCAAGCGGATATGAGGAGTTCTGAGTCTGTAAAATCTTTAGTATCCTCGATATTCTCGCTTCAGACCATTATTTTTGCTCAAGGGCATAGTTTGTATAAAGGGTTAGAAGAGACAACATTAGTTGAAATACGAGATCTTTTCCAAGTGCATGTTGAACATCCAATTTATTTAGCTGGAAAACTTACACCCAAACTTCGAAAAAATGTGAATGCCTCCATTGTTTTTGTAGGTTCTATATGGGGAGACACCGGGGCTTCTTATGAGGTAGCATATTCCGCTGCAAAAGGTGCTCAGCATGCGTTTGTGAAAGCATATGCAAAAGAAGTGGCTTTGCAGAAAATTACAGTCAATGCTGTTGCACCAGGATTTATTGATACTAAAATGAATCATCATTTAGATATGGAAGCACGAGATCTGTTATTAGAAGAAATACCTGCTGGTGTATTTGGTACTACGGATGATGTGGCAAATGCTGTCGAATTTTTAGTAAGTGAGAAAGCAAATTATATAACTGGTCAAATTATCCGAGTAAATGGTGGATGGTATATTTGA
- the yfmH gene encoding EF-P 5-aminopentanol modification-associated protein YfmH translates to MNKTYFQQLDETLYNEQLPNGLNVYILPKKGFSKTYVTFTTNYGSIDREFIPLGKEEPVIVPDGIAHFLEHKMFEKEEGDVFQQFSEKGASANAFTSFTRTSYLFSSTDHVLDNTKTLLDFVQQPYFTEQTVEKEKGIIAQEITMYDDQPDWRLYFGTIENMYKEHPVKIDIAGTVESINKITADHLYECYNTFYHPSNMMVFVVGAVDPEIMMNFIKEDQASKSFEKPQEIKRFFPNEQLSVDIQERTLQMDVQKPKVMFGIKSNNTNIFGNEMLNYELSMQVAVELIFGRTSVFYQDVYEKGYIDESYSADFSMEHGYGFTMIGSDSTNPEALVASIKQTIADTQNEWKYTEDDLKRVTRKKIGFFLRALNSIEYIANQFTRYSFNKMNLFDVVPALENLTMEQVKHAFESLTNSEMHTVFTVLPNEKKQND, encoded by the coding sequence ATGAATAAAACTTATTTTCAACAATTAGATGAGACTTTATACAATGAACAACTACCGAATGGTTTAAATGTATATATTTTACCGAAAAAGGGATTTTCCAAAACCTATGTAACATTTACAACTAATTATGGCTCAATTGATCGTGAGTTTATCCCTCTTGGCAAAGAGGAACCTGTAATCGTTCCAGACGGAATTGCTCATTTTTTAGAGCATAAAATGTTCGAAAAAGAAGAAGGCGATGTTTTTCAACAGTTTAGTGAAAAAGGTGCTTCGGCTAATGCTTTTACCTCGTTTACGAGAACTTCTTATTTATTTTCGTCCACAGATCATGTGTTAGATAATACAAAAACTTTGCTTGATTTTGTTCAACAACCTTACTTTACAGAACAAACAGTAGAAAAAGAAAAAGGTATTATTGCCCAGGAAATTACCATGTATGACGACCAACCAGATTGGCGATTGTATTTTGGTACGATTGAAAATATGTATAAAGAACATCCTGTGAAAATTGATATTGCAGGAACAGTTGAATCTATCAATAAAATAACTGCAGATCATTTATATGAATGTTACAACACTTTTTACCATCCATCTAACATGATGGTATTTGTGGTCGGTGCAGTGGATCCAGAGATAATGATGAATTTTATAAAAGAGGATCAAGCGTCCAAATCATTTGAAAAACCGCAGGAAATAAAAAGATTTTTCCCAAATGAGCAATTATCTGTTGATATTCAAGAACGTACTCTCCAAATGGATGTACAAAAACCTAAAGTTATGTTCGGAATTAAATCAAATAATACAAATATCTTTGGAAATGAAATGTTGAATTATGAACTTTCCATGCAGGTGGCAGTCGAATTAATTTTTGGTAGAACTTCAGTCTTTTATCAAGATGTATACGAAAAAGGATATATTGATGAATCATATTCTGCGGATTTTTCAATGGAACATGGCTATGGATTTACTATGATTGGTTCAGATTCCACTAATCCTGAAGCACTTGTTGCTTCCATTAAACAAACAATCGCAGACACTCAGAATGAATGGAAATACACGGAAGATGACTTAAAGCGTGTTACACGTAAAAAGATTGGCTTTTTCTTACGTGCTTTAAATTCTATTGAATATATCGCGAATCAATTTACTCGATATTCGTTTAACAAGATGAATTTATTTGATGTAGTCCCTGCTTTGGAAAACTTAACGATGGAACAAGTAAAACATGCGTTTGAATCATTAACTAACAGTGAAATGCATACAGTATTTACCGTTCTTCCAAACGAGAAGAAGCAAAATGACTAA
- the yfmF gene encoding EF-P 5-aminopentanol modification-associated protein YfmF gives MFQKYELAHGVKLYVRPTEQFKTINISFKWKQPITVQDASIRAVLANILQYSNEIYPTNSEFRKRVDELYGAVIYFDTIKKGNNHIFSLNAETVNDAYLSNEKVVDEVISLLSTVIYKPLLVNGKFVDSIVKREKEQVIERIQSMYDDKTRYAQQRLLENIRPDQPASISSNGTVPAVQAVTNDQLVEMHRKIINDDELSIYIVGDVDVNDIKGKIESHFPFTARKDKVSSKHDTQKVGHKNEFLHEIQEMKQGKLHIAYHTPITFFSEEFPIMQMTNGIFGGFAHSKIFMNVREKESMAYYASSSYSSMYGLIFVLAGIDSNLQEKAVQLIDEQLKVMQAGEISDLEINQTRSMLKNQLKEALDSARAQIEIYDQYKELNEEFTVEDWFEKWSNVTKDQIQQMASKIEKEFVYFLSGKDGAENE, from the coding sequence ATGTTTCAGAAGTATGAACTTGCACATGGTGTTAAGCTTTATGTTAGACCGACAGAACAATTTAAAACAATTAATATTTCATTTAAATGGAAACAGCCAATTACTGTTCAAGATGCCTCAATTCGTGCAGTACTTGCCAATATACTTCAATATAGTAATGAAATATATCCTACGAATTCAGAATTTCGTAAACGTGTAGATGAATTATATGGGGCAGTTATATATTTCGATACGATAAAAAAAGGTAATAATCATATCTTTTCGTTGAATGCTGAAACTGTAAATGATGCTTATTTGTCTAATGAAAAGGTAGTAGACGAAGTAATTTCCTTGCTTTCCACAGTAATTTATAAACCCCTTTTAGTAAATGGTAAATTTGTTGATTCCATCGTAAAACGTGAGAAGGAACAAGTTATCGAACGAATTCAATCCATGTATGATGATAAAACTAGATATGCTCAACAACGTTTGCTCGAAAACATTCGTCCAGATCAACCTGCCTCCATTTCTTCAAATGGAACGGTACCTGCAGTTCAAGCAGTAACAAATGATCAATTAGTTGAAATGCATAGAAAAATAATAAACGATGATGAATTATCTATTTACATAGTTGGTGACGTAGATGTTAATGACATCAAAGGGAAAATAGAAAGTCACTTCCCATTTACAGCTCGCAAAGATAAAGTATCATCCAAACACGATACACAAAAAGTAGGTCATAAAAACGAATTTTTACATGAAATACAAGAGATGAAACAAGGTAAATTACATATTGCCTATCACACACCAATTACTTTCTTCTCTGAAGAATTTCCAATTATGCAGATGACAAACGGGATTTTTGGTGGATTTGCTCATTCAAAAATATTTATGAATGTTCGGGAAAAAGAAAGTATGGCTTATTACGCATCTAGTAGTTATTCATCGATGTATGGTTTAATATTCGTGTTAGCTGGAATAGATTCGAACTTACAAGAAAAAGCAGTACAGCTGATTGATGAACAACTGAAGGTAATGCAAGCTGGTGAGATTTCTGATTTAGAAATAAATCAAACGAGATCGATGTTAAAGAACCAACTAAAGGAAGCGTTAGATTCTGCTCGTGCACAAATTGAAATTTATGATCAATATAAAGAATTGAATGAAGAATTTACAGTAGAAGATTGGTTTGAAAAATGGTCTAATGTGACAAAAGACCAAATTCAACAAATGGCTTCTAAGATAGAGAAGGAATTCGTCTATTTCCTATCTGGTAAGGATGGTGCGGAGAATGAATAA
- a CDS encoding ABC transporter permease, whose protein sequence is MSFLDVLYFIIPSAIFYAAPLIFTAIGGVFSERSGVINIGLEGLMVMGAFIGILFNLMFVDTFGAFTPWVSLLAAMVVSAIFSLMHAVAAISFRADQTISGVAINMLGVAIALFSVKMIYGKGQTDYIQERFIRFDIPFLSDIPVIGPMFFKDVYSTSILAVAIAILAWFIIYKTPFGLRLRAVGEHPMAADTMGVNVTKMRYIAVVLSGALAGIGGAVYSQSISGEFSHTTINGQGFMALAAMIFGKWHPLGALGAALFFGFAQALSIVGGQIPYIDQIPSYFLHVLPYVLTILAVAGFIGKAYAPKASGIPYIKGKR, encoded by the coding sequence ATGAGCTTTTTAGATGTTCTATATTTCATTATTCCATCAGCGATTTTTTATGCTGCTCCATTAATCTTTACTGCCATTGGTGGGGTGTTCTCTGAACGTTCAGGTGTCATTAATATTGGACTTGAAGGTTTGATGGTAATGGGAGCATTTATTGGTATATTATTTAACTTAATGTTCGTAGATACTTTTGGAGCCTTTACTCCATGGGTTTCATTACTAGCCGCTATGGTTGTCTCAGCAATTTTTTCTTTAATGCATGCAGTTGCCGCAATATCTTTCCGTGCTGACCAGACTATTTCTGGGGTTGCGATTAATATGCTTGGTGTCGCAATTGCATTATTCTCGGTGAAAATGATTTATGGTAAAGGTCAAACAGATTATATTCAAGAACGTTTTATACGATTTGATATACCATTTTTAAGTGATATCCCGGTTATAGGACCAATGTTCTTTAAGGATGTATATTCAACGTCGATTTTAGCTGTAGCAATAGCGATTCTAGCTTGGTTTATTATTTATAAAACTCCATTTGGATTGAGATTACGTGCTGTTGGTGAACATCCGATGGCAGCAGACACGATGGGTGTAAATGTTACAAAAATGCGCTATATAGCGGTTGTATTATCTGGAGCTCTAGCTGGTATAGGGGGAGCGGTTTATTCGCAATCTATCTCAGGAGAGTTTAGCCATACTACTATAAATGGACAAGGATTCATGGCACTTGCAGCAATGATTTTTGGTAAATGGCATCCACTTGGTGCTCTAGGAGCGGCTTTATTCTTTGGTTTTGCTCAAGCGCTAAGTATTGTGGGAGGGCAAATTCCTTACATTGACCAAATACCAAGTTATTTCTTGCATGTACTACCTTATGTCTTGACGATCTTGGCGGTTGCTGGATTTATAGGTAAAGCATATGCACCGAAAGCAAGTGGAATTCCATATATAAAAGGTAAACGATAA
- a CDS encoding ABC transporter permease: MSNRVVNILVPVISVILGLLVGAIVMLVSGYDPVQGYIALWNGIFGDSYAIGETIRQITPYLLSGLAVAFAFRTGLFNIGVEGQLLVGWFAAAYVGVAFDLPMYIHLPFAIIAAALAGAIWAFIPGLLKAKLQVHEVIVTIMMNYIALHTTNALIRIISDGGDNTGTIKETASLKSLFFESMTDYSRLHYGIFIALAMVLLMWFILEKTTTGYELKAVGFNKNASEYAGMNVNKNIILSMVISGAFAGLAGAMEALGTFQYANVKGGFTGIGFDGIAVALLGANTPLGVVFGATLFGALKYGALNMPNAAGIPVEIVSIVIAIIIFFVACGYVIRYFLEKMNKKKEAK, encoded by the coding sequence ATGTCGAATAGAGTAGTAAATATTCTTGTCCCTGTTATATCGGTTATTTTAGGATTGCTTGTCGGAGCTATCGTCATGCTTGTTAGTGGATATGATCCAGTACAAGGTTATATTGCATTATGGAATGGTATTTTTGGAGATTCATATGCAATTGGAGAGACAATTCGTCAAATAACACCATACCTTTTATCAGGTCTAGCAGTGGCTTTTGCGTTCCGAACAGGATTGTTTAATATTGGGGTAGAAGGACAACTTTTAGTTGGCTGGTTCGCAGCTGCTTATGTCGGTGTAGCTTTCGATCTACCAATGTATATACATCTACCATTTGCTATTATTGCTGCTGCATTGGCAGGTGCTATATGGGCGTTTATTCCTGGGCTATTAAAAGCGAAGTTGCAAGTTCATGAAGTAATTGTAACGATTATGATGAACTACATTGCACTTCATACAACAAATGCCCTTATTCGAATTATTTCGGATGGAGGAGATAACACAGGTACTATTAAAGAGACCGCATCTTTGAAGTCGTTATTTTTTGAAAGTATGACGGACTATTCACGTTTACATTATGGTATTTTCATCGCTCTTGCGATGGTTTTATTAATGTGGTTTATCTTAGAAAAAACTACTACTGGTTACGAGCTAAAAGCAGTCGGTTTTAACAAAAATGCTTCTGAATACGCTGGTATGAATGTAAATAAAAATATTATACTATCAATGGTTATTTCTGGGGCTTTTGCAGGACTTGCAGGAGCTATGGAAGCTCTTGGTACATTCCAATACGCGAATGTAAAAGGTGGATTTACTGGAATAGGTTTTGATGGTATCGCTGTAGCCCTTTTAGGTGCGAATACTCCACTTGGAGTGGTTTTCGGAGCAACATTATTTGGGGCTTTAAAATATGGGGCTTTAAATATGCCGAATGCAGCAGGAATACCAGTTGAAATTGTATCGATTGTTATTGCAATCATTATATTCTTTGTAGCTTGTGGTTACGTTATTCGCTATTTCCTTGAAAAAATGAACAAGAAAAAGGAGGCGAAATAA
- a CDS encoding ABC transporter ATP-binding protein yields the protein MDYVIEMLGIRKEFGSFVANDNITLQLKKGEIHALLGENGAGKSTLMNVLFGLYQPEAGEIKVNGKSVKITDPNVANELGIGMVHQHFMLVENFTVTENIILGNELTKNGTINIKDAAKKIQKLSEMYGLDVDPNAKIEDISVGMQQRVEILKTLYRGAEILIFDEPTASLTPQEIHELIQIMKRLIQEGKSIILITHKLKEIMDVSDRVTVIRKGVGIGTVITAETNPNELASLMVGRQVDFKTIKEEAHPTDDSLIIKDLTVTDYRGIEKVKGLNLTVRKGEILGIAGIDGNGQSELIEAITGLRKVKKGTISINGQDVTNKKPRQVTEAGVGHIPQDRHKHGLVLDFSIGHNIALQTYYLSPISNKGIMDYGKVSELAKKVISDFDVRTQGEDTLARSLSGGNQQKAIIGREIIRNPELLIAALPTRGLDVGAIEFIHQRLIEQRDNGKAVLLLSFELDEVMNVSDRIAVIHDGQIVDTVYPKDTTEQELGLLMAGQNIKENEVNQGDKQHVE from the coding sequence TTGGATTATGTAATAGAGATGCTTGGCATTCGTAAAGAGTTTGGATCGTTTGTTGCAAATGATAACATTACCCTTCAATTAAAGAAGGGAGAAATTCATGCTCTGCTAGGGGAGAATGGTGCTGGAAAGTCCACTCTTATGAATGTTTTATTTGGTCTATATCAACCAGAAGCTGGTGAAATAAAAGTTAATGGGAAATCAGTTAAAATTACTGATCCAAACGTTGCCAACGAGCTTGGAATAGGTATGGTACATCAGCATTTTATGCTTGTAGAAAATTTTACGGTAACTGAAAACATTATTTTAGGTAATGAGTTAACGAAAAATGGAACTATTAATATTAAAGATGCTGCAAAAAAAATACAGAAATTATCCGAGATGTATGGTTTAGATGTAGATCCAAATGCAAAAATTGAAGATATTTCTGTAGGTATGCAACAACGTGTTGAAATCTTGAAAACACTTTATCGTGGAGCAGAAATTTTAATTTTTGACGAACCTACTGCTTCTTTAACACCTCAAGAAATTCATGAACTAATTCAAATTATGAAAAGACTTATCCAAGAAGGAAAATCTATTATTTTAATTACGCACAAATTAAAAGAAATAATGGACGTTTCTGATCGTGTTACAGTCATTCGTAAAGGTGTAGGAATTGGAACAGTTATTACTGCCGAGACAAATCCAAATGAACTTGCTTCTCTAATGGTAGGAAGACAAGTCGACTTTAAAACAATTAAGGAAGAGGCTCATCCTACTGATGACTCGCTTATTATTAAAGATTTAACTGTTACGGATTACAGAGGAATTGAAAAAGTTAAGGGATTAAATTTAACAGTTCGTAAAGGAGAAATACTAGGGATAGCTGGTATTGATGGGAATGGACAATCCGAATTAATAGAAGCTATTACTGGCCTTCGTAAAGTTAAGAAAGGTACTATTTCTATCAATGGACAAGATGTTACGAACAAAAAGCCTCGTCAAGTGACAGAAGCCGGAGTTGGACATATCCCACAGGATCGTCATAAACATGGTTTAGTATTAGACTTTTCAATAGGGCATAATATTGCGTTACAAACATACTATTTGTCACCGATTTCGAATAAAGGAATTATGGATTATGGCAAAGTGTCGGAGCTTGCAAAAAAAGTTATTAGTGACTTTGATGTTCGTACTCAAGGTGAAGATACACTTGCGCGCTCCTTATCAGGAGGAAATCAACAAAAAGCAATTATTGGTCGTGAGATTATTCGTAATCCTGAACTTCTAATTGCTGCACTACCAACGAGAGGTCTTGATGTTGGTGCTATCGAATTTATTCATCAACGCTTAATCGAACAACGTGATAATGGAAAAGCAGTACTACTTCTTTCATTTGAATTAGATGAAGTAATGAATGTTTCAGACCGTATCGCGGTTATTCATGATGGTCAAATTGTTGATACTGTATATCCAAAAGATACAACTGAGCAAGAGCTTGGCTTGTTAATGGCAGGTCAAAACATAAAAGAAAATGAAGTGAACCAGGGGGATAAACAGCATGTCGAATAG
- a CDS encoding BMP family lipoprotein — translation MTKRKFGLGLSLVLAAGTILGACGAKDDEATPSKGNEGSGSTASGAKDFSLAMVTDVGGVDDKSFNQLAWEGIEAFGKENGLEKGDGGYDYLQSASDADYNTNLNNLVRRDFDVVYGIGFLMEKPIATIAEQQKDAQLAIIDAVVDAPNVASVMFKEQEGSFLAGVAAALMSESKQIGFVGGMEIPVIERFEAGFLEGVKAVDPSIKVDVQYTGKFDDAALGKTTANRMYSSGVDIIFHAAGGTGNGVFAEAKERKTKDANANVWVIGVDSDQYEEGAVGDTNVTLTSMQKRVDVAVQNIAKETMAGNFPGGKTVTYGLAEEGVGLADSRGAIPEDVLAKVKEFSDKIASGEIVVPETVE, via the coding sequence TTGACAAAACGTAAATTTGGATTAGGACTGTCACTTGTACTTGCTGCTGGAACAATTCTTGGAGCATGTGGTGCAAAAGACGATGAGGCTACTCCTTCAAAAGGTAATGAAGGTTCAGGTTCAACTGCAAGTGGAGCAAAAGACTTTTCTTTAGCAATGGTAACTGACGTTGGTGGAGTAGATGACAAATCATTTAACCAATTAGCTTGGGAAGGTATTGAAGCATTTGGGAAAGAAAACGGTCTTGAAAAAGGTGACGGTGGATATGATTACCTTCAATCTGCATCAGACGCTGATTACAATACAAACTTAAATAACTTAGTACGTCGTGACTTTGACGTAGTTTATGGTATTGGTTTCCTAATGGAAAAACCAATTGCAACTATTGCTGAGCAACAAAAAGATGCTCAACTTGCTATCATTGATGCTGTTGTGGATGCACCAAACGTTGCTTCTGTAATGTTTAAAGAGCAAGAAGGTTCTTTCTTAGCAGGTGTAGCTGCTGCTCTAATGTCAGAATCTAAACAAATCGGATTCGTTGGTGGAATGGAAATTCCGGTTATCGAACGTTTTGAAGCTGGTTTCTTAGAAGGTGTTAAAGCTGTAGATCCAAGTATTAAAGTAGATGTTCAATATACAGGTAAATTTGATGATGCAGCACTTGGTAAAACTACTGCAAACCGTATGTACTCTTCAGGAGTAGATATTATTTTCCACGCAGCTGGTGGTACTGGTAATGGTGTATTCGCTGAAGCAAAAGAACGTAAAACAAAAGATGCAAATGCTAACGTATGGGTAATCGGAGTTGACTCTGACCAATACGAAGAGGGTGCTGTTGGTGATACTAACGTAACTCTTACATCTATGCAAAAACGTGTTGACGTAGCAGTTCAAAACATTGCAAAAGAAACAATGGCTGGAAACTTCCCAGGTGGAAAAACAGTAACTTATGGTTTAGCTGAAGAAGGAGTTGGCCTTGCTGATTCTCGTGGAGCTATTCCAGAAGATGTTCTAGCAAAAGTTAAAGAGTTCTCTGATAAAATTGCTTCAGGTGAAATCGTAGTACCTGAAACAGTAGAATAA
- a CDS encoding GntR family transcriptional regulator produces MTIKIDHRHLYLQVIDRLKQDIDNGIFKEKEKLPSEFELAKTLGVSRATLREALRLLEEENVIIRRHGVGTFVNSKPVFTSGIEQLSSVSSMIRSAGMEPGTIYLSSMQSLASEDDIKRFQCSEEQSIISMERVRTANGEPVVYCIDKVPENYLPNDFLVREEGSIFNALEESGEIRVSHAVTFIDPVGYHEIASPTLNCEPETSLLVLKQLHYDENDRVVLYSKNYFRADKFSFHVVRKRV; encoded by the coding sequence TTGACAATCAAAATAGACCATCGTCATCTATATCTTCAAGTAATTGATCGTCTTAAACAAGACATTGACAATGGCATATTCAAAGAAAAGGAAAAGCTTCCTTCAGAGTTTGAATTAGCTAAAACGCTTGGAGTAAGTCGTGCAACTTTAAGAGAAGCACTTCGCTTATTGGAAGAAGAAAATGTCATTATTAGAAGACATGGTGTCGGCACATTTGTTAATTCAAAGCCTGTTTTTACTTCAGGAATTGAACAATTATCTAGTGTTTCATCCATGATTCGAAGTGCAGGAATGGAACCGGGAACAATTTATCTTAGTTCTATGCAATCACTTGCTTCTGAAGATGATATAAAACGCTTTCAGTGTAGTGAAGAACAATCAATAATATCGATGGAACGAGTCCGTACTGCAAATGGTGAGCCAGTTGTATATTGTATAGATAAAGTTCCAGAAAATTACTTGCCAAATGATTTTCTTGTTAGAGAAGAAGGTTCTATATTTAATGCATTAGAGGAATCGGGAGAAATTAGAGTTTCGCATGCGGTAACATTTATTGATCCAGTGGGATATCATGAAATTGCTTCACCGACGTTAAACTGTGAACCAGAAACTTCATTGCTTGTATTAAAACAACTTCACTACGATGAAAATGATCGTGTAGTTTTGTACTCGAAAAACTATTTTCGAGCTGATAAATTTAGCTTTCATGTTGTTCGGAAAAGGGTGTAA